One Thermosphaera aggregans DNA segment encodes these proteins:
- a CDS encoding Nre family DNA repair protein: MRIDPSLCILCRGRGFCGLSYCPVLSRTKAQLKLRKVEASRVIEGSSPPAVFIGRYGYPYVRVGASTPPLTGDTSLYDYPEKWINLKIDDVLDFRWSLITGFTVNQVRAVDNPLVENMRLMVMSAKPVDVYIEVSKPPRPVITFDEHLPPMGPRSPLEKVKLIGNPSIPGPVESAVSDHDLEAEKAVLKLYFDGIPVSHIQKIFSIGALGVREQRKLVPTRWSITAVDYIISRNLLKNVKRYDVLSEIQVYEHRIHGNLFVAILYPEKWSYEWMEAWWPGSTWNPLSTSVVVEGDYEDYKGRDTYPGIGGCYYASMLATLEHLNRVRKQATAILLREIYPSFNLPIGVWFVRESVRTMFSKPPVLKTTNLEEVRSYLDANTRLGALKWFSSSKLIRRIITERKITDFFRKG; the protein is encoded by the coding sequence CTCGAGGGTAATTGAAGGCTCCTCACCCCCTGCAGTCTTCATTGGCAGATATGGGTATCCATATGTCAGGGTTGGAGCTTCAACGCCGCCCTTGACAGGTGATACTTCACTCTACGATTACCCTGAGAAATGGATTAATCTCAAGATTGATGACGTGTTGGATTTCAGGTGGAGCTTGATAACAGGGTTCACCGTTAACCAGGTTAGAGCGGTAGACAACCCACTAGTAGAGAATATGAGATTGATGGTTATGAGCGCGAAGCCCGTTGACGTATATATCGAGGTTTCAAAGCCACCGAGGCCTGTGATCACTTTTGACGAGCACCTGCCTCCAATGGGTCCGAGATCACCGCTGGAAAAAGTCAAGTTGATCGGGAACCCCAGCATACCTGGGCCTGTAGAGAGCGCTGTTTCAGACCACGATCTCGAGGCTGAGAAAGCGGTGCTGAAACTATACTTCGACGGCATCCCCGTATCCCACATTCAGAAAATCTTCAGCATTGGAGCCCTTGGAGTTAGGGAGCAGAGAAAGCTTGTCCCCACGAGGTGGAGTATCACAGCCGTAGATTACATCATCTCTAGAAATCTCCTGAAAAATGTTAAAAGATACGACGTGTTAAGCGAGATACAGGTATATGAGCACAGGATTCACGGAAACCTGTTTGTAGCGATACTATACCCTGAGAAATGGAGTTACGAATGGATGGAGGCCTGGTGGCCCGGGTCAACCTGGAACCCGTTGTCAACCAGCGTCGTTGTCGAGGGAGACTACGAGGATTATAAAGGCAGGGATACCTACCCCGGAATAGGCGGGTGCTACTACGCCAGCATGCTCGCAACCCTTGAACACTTGAACAGGGTTAGAAAGCAGGCGACGGCTATTTTGCTCAGGGAGATCTATCCTAGTTTCAACCTTCCAATCGGCGTCTGGTTTGTCAGGGAATCTGTGAGGACAATGTTCTCGAAACCGCCTGTTTTAAAGACAACGAACCTTGAAGAGGTGAGGAGCTATCTCGACGCGAACACTAGACTCGGCGCGCTGAAATGGTTTTCATCGTCTAAGCTTATTCGAAGAATTATCACGGAGAGGAAAATCACAGATTTCTTCAGAAAGGGATAG